The segment GTTCTCTTCAGCTCCACGGCCTTGATTGAACTGGAACCGATATCGAGACCGACTACCTGTTTTGATCCGCCTAGTCCGAACATAATCCCCCCGGTCGTACTAACGGGCTTGCATTACGCGCGCTTTCCGATCCGTACCCTTAATACTGTTACGACTGCTACTGCGCGATTGACTCTGCTTTTCCATCCAACGGTCCAAGGCGGTCTTCTTCAATCTCCACCGGTTGCCTAGCTTGAAGGCCGGCAGCTTGCCCTCGGACAAATATTTATACAATGAATCGGCCGAAACGCCCAGGTAGCGCGCCGCTTGAGCCACGTCCATAACTTCGCGCCAATCGGACAACTTCGGCATCTCCGCGATTTCCAACCCGGAACAACTCTTTCAGAAATACAGTCGAACCCTGATCTTGCTGCATTGATCCTATCCTATCACTACGCCTAGGACCAGGACTGCCCAATATACTTTTTTTCATGGAATCACCCCCTAGTTTATTTCATTTGGGTGTGAGGGGTATTGTCGAATTGAATACGAGGATTAGTCAAGAGTATGTCCCCATAGGAGGTGCGGGAAGGCGCTTGACAGATTGTGTCTTGGTTGAATAGAATGGCCTTCGAGACAACCTTGTTATTATTGGGTTGCTGTTTAGAGGGGAGATTTTGCAAATGTTGCGAATGAATCCGAAGCAGATATTAGCCGTTACCCTTGCTGTCTTAATGCTGCGCCCTTATCCGATGCAGGCCGCTTCGCCGGCTGCTGTTCTTGGTTCGATATCATCGTACGGTGCGGTAACGGTAGGTGAGATTACCGCCCCCGCGGAGAACACTTTGTTCTCTGGCGACCTCGTGAATACGCACGTGGGCAGCGCCGTGGCCCAATACAAAGCGGGCACACGCGTTCTGGTAGCCAAAGAATCTTCCGTGCATTTCTCGGCTGATGCCGTGCAACTCCAGAAGGGGCAAATGACTTTCCGCAGCGCTTCTGAACAAGGACCCATCTTTCAGGCATATTCTCTTCGCTTGGAGCCGGTCACTCCCCAAAGTTCAGCCAATGTTGTAGTTCTAGATGGAAAAGCTAGCATCGTAGTTACGGAAGGCTCCGTCCGCGCCGTGGACCCAACGGGGGTTTCTTTGGCCTTGATTAACGCAGGCGAAACCAAGCTTTTTGCGATGGCCTCCGCCCCGGCCGCGCCCGCCGCACCGGCTGCATCACCAGCAGCATCGGCCGCGCCGGCGTTTATTGCTGGATCCCTGCCTATTTTTATTTTG is part of the Acidobacteriota bacterium genome and harbors:
- a CDS encoding DNA-binding protein; protein product: MDVAQAARYLGVSADSLYKYLSEGKLPAFKLGNRWRLKKTALDRWMEKQSQSRSSSRNSIKGTDRKARVMQAR